From the genome of Desulfobotulus pelophilus:
AGCCCGCCGGGCCATACAGCATAGGTCTTTTTGCTTCGGATATGACAGGACTGCTGGAGTCCCTGAGTTGTCCCTCTGTCCATGTGGTGGGCCTTTCACTGGGGGGTGCGGTGGCTTTTCAGCTGGCACTGGATCAGCCAGATCGGGTCCGGTCTCTGGTGATTGTTAATAGTTCACCGGAGTTTATTTTTCGTTCTTTCAAGGAGAAATTTTTGTTGTGGCAGCGGATTTTCATGGTTCGCATACTGGGCATGCGCAGGGTGGGAGTTTTTTTGGCCAGACGTTTTTTCCCCTCACCGGAGCATGCCGCTCTGCGCAGTGTCTTTGTAAGCCGCTGGGCGGAGAATGATTCACGAGCTTATGAGCAAAGCCTCCATGCCCTTGCAGGGTGGAGCGTGAAGGACAGGCTGGATTTGTTGTGCTGCCCTGCGCTGATCATTTCTGCAGACAATGATATCATTCCTTTTTCCCATAAGGAAATCTGTGTTCGGCGCATGCCCCATGCCAGGCTTGTGGTGATAGGGAATTCCCGCCATGCCCTGCCCGTTGAACGGGCGGAAGAGTTCAACCGTGTCCTGTTGGCTTTTTATGGAAAAAGTGATGTGTAAGTTTTTATAACAGTTTCATTTTCATCCTCTCCTCCCTTTTTTCCCGGTACTTCTGTCCTATAATTTAGTAAGAAAGCCCCTTGCCACAGGTTTCTTTCCGGGCGTGGCAATCAAGGCTTTATCCAGCAGACCCTGCTCCCGGAACAGGGCCGATGTCAAGGGACAGGGAAAACATTATGCGTACATCCCCTCTGCTTACGGATTTATATCAGCTAACCATGCTTGCGGGTTATTTCGAAGAAAAGATGGCGGATAAACATGCCGTGTTTGATCTGTATTTCCGGACCCATCCCTTTGGGGGCGGATATGCGGTATTTGCCGGTCTGGAACCGGCCCTGACCGCCCTGGAAGGGCTTCGTTTCCTGCCGGAGGAAATAGCCTGGTTACGTAGCCTGAAGCTGTTTAAACCCGATTTTCTCCATTTTCTGGAAGATTTCCGTTTCCGGGGAGATATCACTGCGCCGCCGGAGGGTTCACTGGTTTTTGCCCATGAACCCCTGATGAGCGTGGAGGGGAAACTGGCTGAGGTACAGCTGGTGGAAACACTGCTTCTGAATATCATTAATTTTCAAACCCTTGTGGCAACAAAGGCGGCAAGGATCTGTCATGCAGCTAAGGATGCCAGTGTTGTGGAATTCGGGCTTCGCAGGGCGCAGGGACCCGATGGCGGGCTTTCCGCATCCAGGGCGGCCTGCATCGGGGGTGTGCTGGGAACCAGCAA
Proteins encoded in this window:
- a CDS encoding alpha/beta fold hydrolase, which produces MPVVHVNGIRFYYRMKGRGEPLLLIHGLGSSSRDWDWQVDVLAEKFQVITPDLRGHGLSGKPAGPYSIGLFASDMTGLLESLSCPSVHVVGLSLGGAVAFQLALDQPDRVRSLVIVNSSPEFIFRSFKEKFLLWQRIFMVRILGMRRVGVFLARRFFPSPEHAALRSVFVSRWAENDSRAYEQSLHALAGWSVKDRLDLLCCPALIISADNDIIPFSHKEICVRRMPHARLVVIGNSRHALPVERAEEFNRVLLAFYGKSDV